From the genome of Streptomyces ficellus:
CGCTTGACCCCGCCCTCGCGGACGACCATGGCCGCGTCCCGGGCCAGGGCCGTCAGGAACACGCTCGCGATGCCGTCCAGGTCGCGGACCATCGCCGGGACCGCCCTCACCCCCCGGCTCTTCAGCAGCCTTCTCACCCCGGTCTCGAACCGGTGGGCGCCAGCCACACCACTCGGCGTACGCGTCCCGCGACGCTCGCGAAGAGACACGAGCACACCATCGGCGTTGCGCAGTTCGCCCATCAGGCCGTGGAAGGTCGGACTGTGCAGGTACCACGCCGATCCCACCTCCACCTCGATGTTCCGGTCGATCGCCGAGATGAGGTCCTGGGGAGTCAGTCTCTTCCTGACCTCCTCGGCCGCCGCGCTTCTCGCGCCCTCGATGATCTCCGTCAGCACGGTCCGCGTCACCGACGCGGCGGCCCATGCGGCCGACCGGGAGACGTGCAACGAGGTCACGTCCCTGAACACTGCTCTGACGAGCTGCGGCGTGAACGGCAGCTCGGTCACGACGGAAGCGATCTGCGGGCCGCTGCGCTCGGTGCGTCGGGGTTGTGCGGTCATCGAAGAACGTGCCTTCTGTTGTCGGAGGTGTTGGTGGCCCCTGCGTCACCGGGCGGCGTACCACAGAGCTCTGCGGAGGGCGCCGAGCCGACACAGGGCCTGCCGGGCGGGGACGCCGGCACACAGAGGTGCAGGCGCCCCGCCCGGATTCTTGGCGTTCCGGCGACACCGGGCATGCGGCAGGGGGTGCCACCGGGCGACGCGCTGTGGTGCGGCGCCGTGCCGGTCAGGCGACCTGGTACCTGCCGACTTCCAGGAAGTGGCGTGGTACTTCGGGGGTGTTGTCGTCCAGGGCGGCGTTGGCTGCCGCGCGCAGGGCCGGGCTGATGGACGAATCGGCGAGGATACGGACGATGGCGACGCGGTCGTCCTCGGCCTGGGCCATGCGGTAGCCGGTCTCCAGCCAGGCGCGCATCGCCACGGGGTCGTCGGCGTCCAGGAGGGCGTTGGCTTCTCGCGTCACACGTCGGCCGCTGTCCGGGTCGGCGAGGATCCGGACTATGGCCACCCTCAGGTCGTCGACGTCCGGCTCGTCCGCGGACGAGGACACCGCGGGCACCGACACCGCGGTCGGTGCCACCGTGGCCGCGAAGGACGGGGTGGCGAGCAGGAGGCCCGGGGCAAGGACGCCCGCGGCGATGCCGGGCGCTACGCGATGCAGTCGCAAGGGGAATGCTCCTCTTCGTACGCTACGGACATGAGTTGAGGACGCCTCAGGGCGTTCACTTCGGTGATGCTGCCACCTGGGTCTGACAGTGGCAGTCTCCCCGCTGCGGTCGCGGGGCACCGTCGCCGCGGACGTGGCCGCTGCTTCATGGCGACGCGCCGTCGAGAAGGGCGGCCGCGAGCACGGCTGGTGGCTGCCGGGCCATGATCGGGGCGAGACGATTCCCGGGGGCGATCGTGGTGCGGTCCCAGGGTGTGGTGGTGCGCGACGGGGCTCGGCTTGTCTGCCGGAACCGGGGCGGGCCTGCGGGAGCCGGTCGTGCCGCTGCACGGCTTGGCCGGTCATGCGGCTGAGCGGGAGGTGGTGGCTTCGCGGGCCTGGATCGGCGACCCGATACCGGACAAGCAGCCACCGCATGCTGCGGGCAGAACCCCGCCCGCCTCGTACGAGCCTTCTACGAGCGGCTGGACCGCCTCGCCGCACCCACCCGCGGGGCCGTGTCGCCGGTCTCACTGCTGTCACCAGGTTGTCAGGTGCGCTGCCCACCTCACGCGATCGGCCGGCCCCCGCTGGTGCGGCCCCAGTGCGGTTCCGCCATCGAGGTCTCGTGCCCGTCGGGCAGGACGGGAGCCGCCCCAGCGGCGGTGCCTGCCCGACGAGGCCCCGGTGGGCCGGGCCGCATTGCCGTCCGCCGCAACCTGGTCGTAGCGGTCCTGGAACGGCCGGAGAAGGGCGCACAGCTCCGTGCCGAGCTCCGTCTCCACCGCCTCCACCCGGTCCCGCGCCTCCCGCGCCACTTGCGCCCCGGGGGGTGGACAGCACAGCCGAGATGAGGTCCTCCGCCTTCGCGAAGGCCCCGGTGCCGGCGTGCCGCCGCACAGCACCCTCCACGCCCGGCGATGTGGCCAGGGGCGCCCACCGGGGGGTGTAAAGCGGCGGGCTGCGAGGAAGTCGGGAGAGACGAGTGAAACCGGGAGAAGGAGAGACATGAAGGACCGCGACCGCGACCACCAGCCCGAGACCGCCGCCGACGAGGTCCTGGACGAGTTCGAGGAGGCCGAGCTGCGGCTCGACGACGGCGGCCCCGACGAGCA
Proteins encoded in this window:
- a CDS encoding ALF repeat-containing protein — protein: MRLHRVAPGIAAGVLAPGLLLATPSFAATVAPTAVSVPAVSSSADEPDVDDLRVAIVRILADPDSGRRVTREANALLDADDPVAMRAWLETGYRMAQAEDDRVAIVRILADSSISPALRAAANAALDDNTPEVPRHFLEVGRYQVA